The genomic stretch CGAGACCCACGGTTCAATTGACCCGCCGCACCCCCCCATCCTGCGTGGTTGAGTTCTCCGGTCGGTACGTAGCCGCCGGAGAACTCAACCACGGGGGTGGGGTGGGGGTGGAGCGGTCAATCGGCGGTTGCCGTCAGGTCAGCTCTTCGGCAGCGGCGCCTTCGGAGAGATCAGCCCCTCCTGGGCCAGCTCCTCCCAGAACGCGCCGGGGATCTTCGCCGACAGTGCGGCGATGTCCTCCGAGATCCGGCCAGGTCGGCTCGAACCGGGGATCACGGCCACGCTGGCGGGGTGCGCGGTGGAGAACTGCAGCGCGGCGGCCTTGAGGTCGACCTCGTGGCGAGCCGCCACGTCAGTGAGTGCTGCGACCTGATCCTTCACCGACTGCGGCGCCTCGGCGTAGTCGAAGTGATCCCCGCCCAGCAGGGCTCCGGAGTTGTACGGGCCGCCCACGATGATCCCCACACCCTGGGCCTCCGCCCGGGGCATCATCCGCTCCAGGGCCTTCTCGTGCTGAAGGATCGTGTACTGGGTCGCGGAGAGGCTCACATCCGGCGGGGTCTCATCGAGCTGCATTGCCAGCTCGATGGGCTCGGTGGTGTTGACCCCGAGCCCCCATCCCTTGATCAGCCCCTGCTCGCGCATCTCAGTCAGCACCCGGAAGGCGCCGGTGCGGGCCTCTTCGAACTTCGCGAGCCACTGGTCCCCGTGGAAGTCCCGCGAGATGTCGTGGACGAAGACGAAATCGATCCGGTCGGTGCCCAATCGCTGCATGGACTGCTCCAGGGACTTCCGGGTGGCCTCCGCGGTGTAGTCCGTGACGACCTTGTTGCCGCGACCGTCCGCGAAGAGCCCCTCCTTCTCTTCG from Nesterenkonia sandarakina encodes the following:
- a CDS encoding aldo/keto reductase, with translation MSELHQLLNNTIGFGTAPLGNMFRDIPEEEARDTVEAAWEAGIRYFDTAPFYGAGLAEKRLGATLGEKPRDEFVLSTKVGRYISEETEEKEGLFADGRGNKVVTDYTAEATRKSLEQSMQRLGTDRIDFVFVHDISRDFHGDQWLAKFEEARTGAFRVLTEMREQGLIKGWGLGVNTTEPIELAMQLDETPPDVSLSATQYTILQHEKALERMMPRAEAQGVGIIVGGPYNSGALLGGDHFDYAEAPQSVKDQVAALTDVAARHEVDLKAAALQFSTAHPASVAVIPGSSRPGRISEDIAALSAKIPGAFWEELAQEGLISPKAPLPKS